CTTTTTTGATTATGACAAAGATGGAGATTTAGATATGTTTTTGTTAAACCATGGTATAGAAGCTTATGATGAAAACAATTTAAAAAATTTACTCAAACAAAAATCGAAACATAGAGGAAATAGATTATATAAAAATGATAATGGGAAATTTGTAGATGTTTCTAAGCAGGCCAAAATAATAAACAACATGATTGGTTATGGTTTAGGGGTGTCTATTGCAGATTTAAATAATGATAATTGGCCAGACATTTATGTTGGCAATGATTTCTCTGAAAAAGATTTTTTATACATAAATAACAAAAATGGCACCTTTCGAGAATCTTCGTTAGAGGCCTTGGGCCACATGTCTAACTTTTCTATGGGAAATGATATTGCCGATATTAATAATGATGGCTATTTGGATATCATGGCTGTAGATATGATGGCAGAAGATAATTTTTCTCAAAAAACAAGTATGAGTGGTATGCGACCTGAAAAGTTTTATAAAAATACAAGTTTAGGGCTACATCATCAATACATGTATAATACTTTACAACTTAATAATGGTGTAAATAAAGAAACAAATATACCTATGTTTTCAGATATAGCTCAAATTTCAGGAGTTTCTAGTACGGACTGGAGTTGGGCACCACTATTTTTTGATATGAATAATGATGGACATAAAGATCTATTTATATCTAATGGTATTAAAGGAGATTTTAGAAATAATGATTTTGTAAATTATAGAAAAACGAAGCAAGCTGAGGTTATTAAGAAGCAAAGGGTCGATTCTAAAAGTTATATTAATGATATTCTTTCTAAAATGCCGAGTAGAAAAAAAGAGAACTATTTTTATGTAAATAATGGTGACCTTACTTTTAAAAAGGAAACTATTAAGCAAAGTGCAACAAATTCTAATGGTGCTGCTTATGCTGATTTTGATAACGACGGAGATATAGATATTGTGGTTAATAATTCAGCAGGCATTTCTTATATCTATAAAAACAATACGACAGCAAATAATTATATAAAACTAAAACTAAAAGGACCAAAAACTAATGTAAATGCCATAGGAGCCAGAGTAGAATTATATTCTAAATCTGCTAACCAGACTATTGAAAATCATTATACCAGAGGTTTTCAATCTGCCATGGCAGATGCCATTCACTTTGGTTTAAACCGAGATAAAATAATTGATAGTATTAAGGTTGTTTGGAATGATCATACAAGTCACATGGTTAAAAATATTAAGCCTAATCAAACCATAACAATTTCACATCAAGATGAAAATACTTCCCCAAATAATACCGTAGAGCCTTATGAAGGTTTGTTTACAGATATCACTAATCAATCAGGAGTAAATTTTAGGCATAAAGAAAATAATTTTGATGATTTTAAAAACGAAACATTATTACCACATCGCATGTCTCAATTGGGGCCTGCTCTTGCTGTGGCTGATATAAACGGAGATGGTTTAGAAGATTTTTTTATAGGGGGCGCTAAAGGGTATTCAAGTGCTTTGTATTTGCAAAATGCATCAGGTAAATTCTCAAAAAGTAGTAAAACATTTATTTCAGATAAGAACTATGAAGATGTAGGCGCTGTATTTTTTGATGCTGATAATGATGGAGATCAGGACCTATATGTTATTAGCGGCGGTAGTGAAAATGAACCAAATAATAATTATTATGCTGATAGATTATACGAAAATAAAGGTTCGGGGAATTTTATAAAAAATACAAAAGCCTTACCAAAAATAACATCAAGTGGTTTGCGAGTATCTCCTGCAGATTTTGATAATGATGGTGATATAGACCTCTTTATAGGAGGGAGAGTAACCCCCGGTTTTTATGGACGCCCAACTAAAAGCTATTTACTTGAAAATACATCTTCCAACGGTTCTATAAGTTTTAATGATGTTACTAAAACCATAATCCCTGAGATGTTAGAGCATACAATGATTACAGCTTCTGTTTGGACAGATATGGATAAAGATGGGAATAGTGATTTACTAATTGCTAACGAATGGGGTTCCATAGAATTGTATATAAACGAGTCTGGGATTTTTAAAAATAAATCAAAAGCTTACGGTTTGTCTGAGCATATTGGTTGGTGGAGTTCTATTGAAGTAAACGATATTGATGATGATGGTGATTTGGATATAATTGCAGGAAATCTAGGTTTAAATTATAAATACAAAGCGACTTTTTATAAACCTTTTTATATGTATATCAATGATTTTGATGAAAATAACACAGACGATATTGTTTTAGGTTATAGTCAGGGAAATACAGTTTTTCCTGTAAGAGGGCGGGAATGTACTTCTGGACAAATGCCCTTTGTTAAAGAGAAGTTTAAAACATATAATGGTTTTGGTTCAGCTAGTATTAATGATATTTATGGCGACAAACTGAATGAAGGAATCGTATACAAAGCGACCTATTTTGCCTCAGCAATATTAAAAAATAAAAAGGGCATATTTCAATTTGAACCTTTTGAAAACAAAGCCCAATTATCTTCAGTAAATAAAATACTTATTGATGATTTTAATAAGGATGAGACAAAGGATATTCTTTTATTAGGAAATCTTTACGGTTCAGAAGTAGAAACACCACGAAATGATGCTAATTATGGTACTTTGCTTATAGGAAATAGTCTTAATGATTATAAGATTCTTGCTAATTCTAAAACAAATTTATGGGCTAATGGTGATATAAAAGACGCAGCTTTTATAACTATTGGGAATACAAAAGCCATTTTATTAGCAAGAAATAATGACAAACTTTCAATAATTAAAATACATTAAAGTTGCCCTAAAAAGAGAACTTTAATGTATTCATGGATAAAATGTATTTTATTCAAAATAACTAAACGTTTCACCGTCTTTTATATTAAGCAGTGTTTCATAAATTAGTTTAATAACATTTTCTACATCATCTTTATGTACCATTTCTACTGTGGTATGCATATAACGGAGTGGAAGTGAAATTAATGCAGAAGCTACACCACCATTGCTATAAGCAAAAGCATCTGTGTCTGTTCCTGTTGCACGAGATAGGGCAGAGCGTTGAAAAGGGATTTTCTTATCCTCTGCAGTTTCAGTAATTAAATCACGTAGTTTTTGCTGTACTGCAGGTGCATAAGCTATAACAGGGCCTTTACCAATTTCAAGATGTCCTTCTTTTTTTCTTTCTATCATGGGGGTCGTCGTATCGTGAGTGACATCGGTAACAATCGCCACATTTGGTTTAATGGTGTGTGTAATCATTTCTGCGCCACGTAAGCCTATTTCTTCTTGTACCGAATTTGTAATATAGAGGCCAAAGGGAAGTTCTTTTTTATTCTCTTTTAATAAACGTGCTACTTCGGCAATCATGAAACCACCCATACGGTTATCTAAAGCACGACAAACAAATTTATCATCATTTAAAATATGAAATTCATCAGGGTAGGTGATAACACATCCCACATGAATTCCCATTTTCTCGACTTCTTCTTTGTCTTTTGCACCAACATCAATAGTAATATTATCTGGTTTTGGAGCTTCTTCTTTGGCTTTATTACGTGTATGGATAGCAGGCCATCCAAAAACACCTTTTATAATACCCTTTTTTGTATGTACATTAACTATTTTACTTGGTGCAATTTGATGATCGCTACCACCATTTCTAATTACATAAATTAATCCGTTGTCCGAAATATAGTTTACATACCATGAAATTTCATCGGCATGTCCTTCAATAACTACTTTATATTTTGCTTTAGGATTTATAACGCCAACGGCAGTACCATAAGTATCCGTTATAAATTCATCTACATACGGTTTTAAATAATCCATCCACAATTTTTGCCCGGTCCACTCATAACCTGTAGGAGCTGCATTGTTTAGGTATTTTTCTAAAAAGTCCATAGACTTCCCATTTAGAATGCTTTTCTTCGTCATTTATAAAAAAATTTGCACTAAAATAGTAATATAAATAGAAAAAAAATGTTTTAAACGGTGTAAATTAGTAAATTTGAAATATCGAAGCTCCGGTATATTGATGAACTGTTTTAAATATTTATTCTTAGTATTCCCAATTTTACTCTTTGCACAGGAGGATCATGTTGTACAAGATTCTCTGGCTGTTAAGTATCTTATCATTGAAGGCGATTCTATTCCAAGAACATCTATCGACTTAAAAGAGGTGAGGCTTTTACATAAGCTTAGTTTTGATACTAAAAAAGAACGTATTGGATATTTAATTCTTAGAAGGAAAACAATGAAAGTATATCCATATGCAAAAATGGCTGCTGAACGTTTAGATTCTATGAATAAACATTTGGTAACACTTAAAAGAAATCGTGAAAAAAAACGGTATACTAAGCGTATTCAAAAATATATAGAAGGTGAGTTTTCTGAGGAATTAAAAAAACTGACTCGTACTGAGGGACAAATACTGATTAAATTAATTCACAGGCAAACAGGTACTACAGCATTCAATTTAATAAAGGAACTGCGTAGTGGTTGGCGGGCATTTTGGTATAATA
The Flavivirga spongiicola genome window above contains:
- a CDS encoding VCBS repeat-containing protein, translating into MKKSLLYSLIIFSIVSCKNDSEAPVEKKEEMNLSQELFSVLSPEETGISFLNDLKENMNNNGLYYEYYYNGGGVAVADFNNDGLIDIYFVHSTQSNALYLNTGNMKFKNVSRTSNAGGGYGFGTGVTLVDINNDGLMDIYYAKSGKIKDPNKRKNELLVNKGWNASGIPVFENQAQKYGLDIPDFTTQATFFDYDKDGDLDMFLLNHGIEAYDENNLKNLLKQKSKHRGNRLYKNDNGKFVDVSKQAKIINNMIGYGLGVSIADLNNDNWPDIYVGNDFSEKDFLYINNKNGTFRESSLEALGHMSNFSMGNDIADINNDGYLDIMAVDMMAEDNFSQKTSMSGMRPEKFYKNTSLGLHHQYMYNTLQLNNGVNKETNIPMFSDIAQISGVSSTDWSWAPLFFDMNNDGHKDLFISNGIKGDFRNNDFVNYRKTKQAEVIKKQRVDSKSYINDILSKMPSRKKENYFYVNNGDLTFKKETIKQSATNSNGAAYADFDNDGDIDIVVNNSAGISYIYKNNTTANNYIKLKLKGPKTNVNAIGARVELYSKSANQTIENHYTRGFQSAMADAIHFGLNRDKIIDSIKVVWNDHTSHMVKNIKPNQTITISHQDENTSPNNTVEPYEGLFTDITNQSGVNFRHKENNFDDFKNETLLPHRMSQLGPALAVADINGDGLEDFFIGGAKGYSSALYLQNASGKFSKSSKTFISDKNYEDVGAVFFDADNDGDQDLYVISGGSENEPNNNYYADRLYENKGSGNFIKNTKALPKITSSGLRVSPADFDNDGDIDLFIGGRVTPGFYGRPTKSYLLENTSSNGSISFNDVTKTIIPEMLEHTMITASVWTDMDKDGNSDLLIANEWGSIELYINESGIFKNKSKAYGLSEHIGWWSSIEVNDIDDDGDLDIIAGNLGLNYKYKATFYKPFYMYINDFDENNTDDIVLGYSQGNTVFPVRGRECTSGQMPFVKEKFKTYNGFGSASINDIYGDKLNEGIVYKATYFASAILKNKKGIFQFEPFENKAQLSSVNKILIDDFNKDETKDILLLGNLYGSEVETPRNDANYGTLLIGNSLNDYKILANSKTNLWANGDIKDAAFITIGNTKAILLARNNDKLSIIKIH
- a CDS encoding M42 family metallopeptidase, whose amino-acid sequence is MTKKSILNGKSMDFLEKYLNNAAPTGYEWTGQKLWMDYLKPYVDEFITDTYGTAVGVINPKAKYKVVIEGHADEISWYVNYISDNGLIYVIRNGGSDHQIAPSKIVNVHTKKGIIKGVFGWPAIHTRNKAKEEAPKPDNITIDVGAKDKEEVEKMGIHVGCVITYPDEFHILNDDKFVCRALDNRMGGFMIAEVARLLKENKKELPFGLYITNSVQEEIGLRGAEMITHTIKPNVAIVTDVTHDTTTPMIERKKEGHLEIGKGPVIAYAPAVQQKLRDLITETAEDKKIPFQRSALSRATGTDTDAFAYSNGGVASALISLPLRYMHTTVEMVHKDDVENVIKLIYETLLNIKDGETFSYFE
- a CDS encoding DUF4294 domain-containing protein; amino-acid sequence: MNCFKYLFLVFPILLFAQEDHVVQDSLAVKYLIIEGDSIPRTSIDLKEVRLLHKLSFDTKKERIGYLILRRKTMKVYPYAKMAAERLDSMNKHLVTLKRNREKKRYTKRIQKYIEGEFSEELKKLTRTEGQILIKLIHRQTGTTAFNLIKELRSGWRAFWYNTTASMFDISLKREFDPVHVKEDYLIEDILLRNFQNGRLERQKSAIEFDFYDLTDKWLPVKDP